A segment of the Verrucomicrobiota bacterium genome:
TCAGAAGCGCTGGCCCCACAATGGAATTGATTTGTTTTCTCCATAGTGGCAAGTCATCACGGGAAGCCCTCAAGACTGTCCTAAGAAACTGCTCCAAAATGCGATTCCATTCATCTGATTCTAAACGCCCCCACGTATTTCGACACTGCATTTTCTTGAGACGCAGAGCCTCTTTATGTTCTCGAACTATCAGAAGTCGCTTCGCATCGGCTGCGCGTTTCTTCTTGTCTCGCTCCTCTCTTGTCAGCGTTTTTGATAACCTTCCTTGATTGCTCTCTATTGCCTCTTGTTCGCGGCGTGCCATTCGTCGTACGAATCGCTCATATTGAGTCATCCGCTCCTTGTAGGCAGACGATATTACCTTGTCCGTTTGGATTGTTTCAGGTTGCTCACGGTGCTCTGGCGAGACTAGGTTTGGATTTGAATCCGGATGATCGGCCATTGGAACTGGCGCTTGTTCAGATGTGGATTTTTGGATTGTTTTGAATTCCGCCTTTTGCTGAGAGGCTCGTTCCGGGTGTTCAATTGGCGTAACTGAAGCTTGCCCCAAAGCCGACTTTTCAGACCAAATTTCCGTAATCTTTTGCCACCAAGAGCGTGAGTTGTTTTTGGGTTGCGCCATTAACGGAGACTACATCTGCAAAACGCTTTTTTGCAAGCTTGTGCCTGTACATCTGCGTCTTCGCGAAAGGCCGCTTTACATTTTCGTGAAGTCAATTCGCCGGCCGCTTGCGCACCCGTAAAGGGGTCATCCATTAAATTACTGAAAACAGCGAAGAACGGCTGTTCGAACTGCTTGGAACACGTCCGACTCGGCTCGCTGGGGACAGGCTCGCCCTACCGTCTGATTCATGGGAAGCCGCCGTGGCCTCGGTGCCATGCACAAGAGCCAGGTGCCCGGTGTCGATCGCAGGGCGGTGCTGGCTGCGCCGCCGTATCGACTGAA
Coding sequences within it:
- a CDS encoding restriction endonuclease — protein: MAQPKNNSRSWWQKITEIWSEKSALGQASVTPIEHPERASQQKAEFKTIQKSTSEQAPVPMADHPDSNPNLVSPEHREQPETIQTDKVISSAYKERMTQYERFVRRMARREQEAIESNQGRLSKTLTREERDKKKRAADAKRLLIVREHKEALRLKKMQCRNTWGRLESDEWNRILEQFLRTVLRASRDDLPLWRKQINSIVGPALLKKAKLSRVSVGSSFEFEVAAQLRSLGWTVQLLGKSGDQGGDLLAQKNNKNVVVQCKNFSSSKVGNAAVQEVAAAKQFYHASAAVVICPNGFTRQAQALADKTCVLLLAPDQLSVLG